In Nitratireductor mangrovi, the genomic window TCTCCCATTTTGGGCATCGGCGGCGTAGACAGAAGCGCCGACTGCCTTCAGGGCACATTAAGCTCGACAGTGCGGAATTCTCGATCTGTCTTTCCCGCCATTGACCAGTGCCTCGCTCCAAACGGCTATAGCAAACCTCGGCGAACAGCCGGGGCGACGCCGCATTCATCACCCTTGACGATTGACAAGACACACCTAAATCAACGGTGGTAGGTGCCCATATCGGGGCCTGCAGGCGGCATGGAATGCGATAGCTCCGGCCGCACGAACTTGTACCCATGTTGCTCACAGGAGGATGTGGCTATGAGAACCACTTTCGATTTTTCTCCCCTGTATCGTTCGGGCATCGGGTTTGAACGCATGTTGAATGCGCTCGAAACCGCGAGCCGCGTTGAGGCCCCCGACAACTGGCCTCCTTACGACATCGCCAAGACCAGTGATGATCACTACCGCATCACGATGGCGGTGGCCGGCTTCAGCGAGGCAGAACTGGACATCACACAGGAGCAGAACCTGCTGATGGTGTCAGGTCAGAAGTCTGGCAACGATAACGGCCAGTACCTGCATCGCGGCATTGCCGGGCGCGGCTTCGAACGCCGCTTCGAGCTTGCCGATCACGTGAAGGTCACGGGTGCGGGCCTCGACAATGGCCTGCTGACGATCGATCTCAAGCGCGAAATTCCCGAAGAGATGAAGCCGCGCCGGATTGAGATCGTGGCAGGGACGACCGCACACCGGGTCGAGTCGAAGCGGGTCAAGGCTGACAAACAGGCCGCCTAAGGCCGCTTCCAATCGCACTGCCATATGCACGGCGCCGGCGTGCCCGGCGCCGACGGCGGCGTGTTGGGCTGATATCGATGAACAGAAAGGAGAAACCAAAATGAGTGTTCGTGACCTGATCCCCTGGAGCCGGAACAGCGCCAGCCGGCCTCCGAGCGTTTTCCGTGACGGCGAACGAGATCCCTTCCTCTCGCTGCACCGGGAAGTGAACCGTCTGTTTGACGATGTCTTC contains:
- a CDS encoding Hsp20 family protein, giving the protein MRTTFDFSPLYRSGIGFERMLNALETASRVEAPDNWPPYDIAKTSDDHYRITMAVAGFSEAELDITQEQNLLMVSGQKSGNDNGQYLHRGIAGRGFERRFELADHVKVTGAGLDNGLLTIDLKREIPEEMKPRRIEIVAGTTAHRVESKRVKADKQAA